CCGAATCGGGGGCCGGTGTTGGTTATGTCGAGATTAACGGTTACTGTGAACGCTCCCGGTCCTTCTGCCTGCACCTGCGCCGACGGATCGGAGTACTCGAACGTCGTGTAGGAAAGACCATGACCGAACGGATACAAGTGGTCACGCCGCGAGTACCGGTAGGTCCATCGGGATCCGATCACGTCGTAGTCGGTCGGGTCCGGAAGTTCGGCCGAAGCCGCGTACCAGGTCTGCGGCAGCCGACCCGAGGGGTTGCTCCGCCCGGTGAGCGCGCCGGCCACCGCGGTGCCGAGCTCCTGGCCGCCGTGCGAGGTCCACAGGACCGCCGGCAGGCTCCGGGCTGCGAAATCGATCGCATACGGGTAGCTGGAGACCAGCACGAGCACGGTCTCCGGGTTGGCCTGCTGCACCGCGCGCAGCAGCCGCTCCTGCCGGGCCGGCAGCTCGAGGCCGTCGCGGTCCACGGTCTCCCGGCCGTTGATGTGCGGGTCGTTGCCGAGCACCAGCACGACGCGGTCGGCCGAGGCCGCGAGCTCTGCGGCGGCCTGCTCGCCCGACTCCACGACGTCCAGCCGGAAGCGGGTGGCGGCGGCGAAATCCTCGACATCGGCCAGCAGCGCACCGGTCGACGGTTCGACGCGGACGTACTTACGGCGCTCCGGCGCGTTGGAGCGCAGCGTGAAAGTTTCACCGCCGGCAGCGTCCGCGGCGGTGTCCGGAGCGGCTTCGAACTCCCAGAGTTCCTTGACGATCCAGCCGTCCGGGGCGTCCGCGGCGGCCTCGACGCCCTCGTCGTTCTTGCCGGTGAGCGTCAGGTAGCGCCCGTTCTCGACGGACTGCAGCGTGTGCACCGGCAGCGGGCACTGCACGCTGGTGCCCCAGTCCTGGTGCCGGTACGGACCGAACTCGACGGGCTCGCCGGAGGCCTCGTCCACGACCCGCAGCACCACCAGGTCGGCGCCGTCAGTCGTGCCGATCTGCGTCCCGGCTTCGGCGTACGCGCTGGTCAGGGCGTCCGCGATGGACACCGAGTAGGGCAGCGTGCCGCTGTACCAGTCGGTCAGTACCCGCGTGCCCAGGTGGCCGATGACGGCGATGCGTTCGGGCGCGTCCTGGCCGGTCGGCAGGGGAAGCGCGGCGTCCTCGTTCTTGAGCAGCACCACGGACGCCTCAGCCGCCTCGCGGGCGAGCGCGCGGTGCTCCGCGCTGTCGATGACGTCGGCCTTGATGTCGGCGTACGGGTCGGAGTCCTTGGCGAACTCCGCGGTCCGCGCGCGCAGGAGCAGCAGCCGGCGCACCGCGGCGTCCACGTCGGACTCGGTGATCAGGCCGCGTTCCAGCGCCGCGGTGAAGCGCTCGATCGTCGGAACGCTGTCCGTGGCGTTGTCGGTGTAGCTGTCCACGCCCGCCTTGAGCGCGGCGGCGTGCGAGACGGCGTGGTCGTCGAAGTACTTCTCCCGTTCGACCAGGTTCGACGGGGCCTGCGCGTCCGAGCACACCGCGAGATCCGGGTCCCAGGCGCGCAGCGCGTCATTGATCAGCGGGTGGACATGGTTGGGCACGCCGTTGGTCAGGTTGTAGCCGGGCATCACACCGGCGGCCACGCCCGCCTCGATCGGTCCGCGGAAGGCCGGGAGCTCGTATTCGTGCAGGACCCGGTCCGGCACCCGCACGTCGATCAGGTCGCGGTCCGTCTCGATGTTGTACGCGAGGAAGTGCTTGAGCACCGGCGTGGTGCGCCACACCGTGGGGTGCTCGCCCCGCAGTCCGCGGCAGAAAGCGGTGGCGATCTGCGCGGTCGCGTACGGGTCCTCGCTGTAACCCTCCTCGTTGCGGCCCCAGCGCGGGTCGCGCAGCGGGTTGACCACCGGCGCCCACACGTTGAGCGAGACCTGCGCCGGCTTCTCGAACTGGCCGCTGTCCTGGTACGCGTTCGCGGTGTCCTGGCTGAACGCGCGCACCTCGGTCGAGACCGCCTCGCCCACCCGCCGCACCAGCTCCCGGTCCCAGGTCGCGCCCAGGCCCACCGCCTGCGGGAAGACCGTCGCCTCGCCGATCCAGGCCACCCCGTGCAAGCCCTCGCACCCGGTCAGGAACTTCGCCAGGCCGAGCCGTTCGACGGCCGGCTGGTGCTGGTGCAGGAAGGCCACCTTCTCCTGGACGGTCAGTTCGGCCAGCAGCGACTCGGCCTGCTGTTCAGGGGTGGGGGTCACGAGGGCCACTCTCTCACTCGGGGGATGCGAAGGCGACGGGACGGAAACGGGCATCTGATCGAAGCGCTTCGAAAGTTCCATCCCACCCCCCTTTCTGTCAATCCCCGGCCAGCTCAGGAACTCGGTCCGCCGGCCGTAAGCAAAAGAATCTTTGCAGTTCAGAGGCGATGTAGTGGTACAGCGGGGGAGGAGGTCGGCCCTGGTATCGACCACCGGGCATCGAGTGCCCTCGTCATCGAATCGTAACCGAACGCCCTTGCATGGGCCGTTTTACTGACCTAACCTCAAGCCAACATTGAAGCGCTTCGACGACTCTCTCCGTGGGTCGGCCGAGCGACCCCACACTCTTGGAGAGTTCAATGCCGAGCTCCATCGCATTCACCCGACGCGGGTTCGTGACCGCGTCCGCGGGTGTCGCCGGCGCGGTAGCCGGAGTGCCGTTGCTTTCCGCCTGTGGCAGCAGCGCAAGCAGTACCACCGGCGTGACGGCGAAGTCCGCCGTGAAGGCCGTCATTCCGACCTATAAGGCCTCCAGCGCGGTCACCGCCGACATCCCCTCGGTCGCGGGCGCCGTCGGCTCGGCCACCGACCCGGGCTTCCTGAACTTCCCGGCCAACCCGGTCAAGACCGTGACCGGCACGATCGGCTCCGGCGGCACCTACAAGACGGTGACCCCGATCTGGGGCTCGGTCCCGCCGGCCGGCAACAGCTACTACAAGGCCGTGAACGCGGCCCTGGGCGCCACGCTGAACGAGAACCCCTCGGACGGCAACAACTACGCCACGATGCTCTCCACCCTCTTCGCCTCCGGGAACATCCCGGACTGGCTGGACGTGCCGGGCTGGAACACCGCCGCGATCCAGAACTTCTCCGAGGGTGTCGAGAAGTACTTCAAGGACCTCACGCCCTACCTCGCGGGCGACAAGGCGCTGGACTACCCGAACCTCGCCGCGATCCCCTCCACCGGCTGGTCCGCGGGTGTGTGGAACGGCAAGCTGTACGGCATTCCGCTGTGGACCTCGGGCGCCTCGTTCGCGGGCATGATCTACTACCGCGCGGACATCTTCAAGACCGCCGGCATCGACGCCTCCACGATCACCAGCGCGGACGCGCTCAAGGCGCTCGGCGCCGAGCTGACCAACAAGTCCAAGGGCCAGTACGCCTTCGATGACCTGGGCATCTACCTCTTCCAGATGTTCAACATCCCGATCTCCTCGGGTGTGGGCTTCACGAAGGACTCCAGCGGCAACTTCATCTCCAAGTACGAGATGCCCGAGTACGTGGAGATGCTGGAGTTCGCCTCCTCGCTCGCCAAGGGCGGCTGGGTGCACCCCTCTGCCATCGCCGGAGACTCGCAGAACGCGAAGAACCGCTTCTGGGCCGGCAAGACCGTGATCACGGCCGACGGCAACGGCGCGTGGGTGGGCGCGGACGCGCAGAGCGGCCAGGCCGCCAACAAGGGCTACGAGCGGCAGGCCTTCAAGATCTTCTCCTTCGACGGCTCCACCCCGAAGATCGGCCTCGAGGCCGGCGCCGGCATGTTCTCGTACCTCAACAAGAACCTGTCCGACGCCCAGGTCAAGGAACTGCTGCGGATCGCCAACTTCCTCGCCGCCCCCTACGGCAGCCAGGAGTACCTGGTCGCGCGCTACGGCCAGTCGGGCACCGACTACACGATCACCGCCAACGGCCCGACGCTGACCAGCGAGGGCAACAAGGTCGTCATCGACACCTTCGACCAGCTCGCGAACTGCCAGGCGGTCATCTACAACGCCGGCTTCAACCAGATCACCCAGGACTACGCGGCCTGGCAGGCGGACGCGGTCCAGCACGCGTACAAGCCGCTCTTCTTCGCGATGAACATCACCGAGCCGGCGTCGACCGCCAAGGCGACCACCGCGCTCGAGTCGGTCATCACCGACGTGCGCCTCGGCCGCAAGACGGTGACGGACTACCAGAACGCGCTCACCACTTGGAAGAACCAGGGCGGCAACACGCTGCGCGCCTTCTACGAGGGCGTTGCCAAGAAGTACGGCACCGGTAACTGATTCCAGGCTGAGACCGGGCGGATCCCCCGCGGCGCGCGAGCGGCGCGGGGCAGGCTCCGCCCGGCCCTGCCGCGGCCGGGCGTGGCCGCGGCGTGAGCGATGAGCGTGAGATGGGAGTAGGGCCCGTGGCGGCGATCACGACCCAGGAGGCGGAGGCCTCCACGAAGCGGCGGCGCTTAGGCGTCGGCCGTGGCAAGGACAAGGGACCGCGACTGCGGAACATCACCTGGCGCACCCGGCTGCGGCGGGACAAGACCCTGCTGCTGATGTGCGTTCCGGCGCTGATCCTGATCGTGCTGTTCAACTACCTGCCGATGGCCGGGATCGTCATCGCGTTCGAGAACTACGACATCTACCAGGGGCTGATCCACAGCCAGTTCGTCGGGCTGCAGCAGTTCCAGCAGGTGTTGACCGACCCCGGCTTCTGGCAGGCCTTCGAGAACACCCTGGTCATCGCATTCGTCCAGCTGGTGCTCTACTTCCCGATCCCGATCATGCTCGCGCTCCTGGTCAACACGATCCTGAGCCAGCGCATCCGGGCCTTCATCCAGGCCGTGGTCTTCCTGCCGCACTTCTTCACCTACGTGCTGGTGATCACGTTCTTCCAGGAGTTCCTCGGCGGCGCGGGCGTGCTCAACGTGTTCCTGAATCGGCACGGGATCTCGTCCTGGAACATCATGACGGACCCGGGCACATTCAAATACCTGGTCACCGCGCAAGCCGTGTGGAAAGAGGCGGGATGGGGACTGATCGTCTTCCTCGCCGCGCTCGCCGCCATCGACCAGAACCTCTACGAGGCGGCAGCGGTGGACGGCGCGGGCCGATGGCGCCGGATGCGGCACATCACCCTGCCGAGTCTGCGCGGCATCGTGGTGCTGATGCTGGTGCTGCGCCTCGGCAACGCGCTGAGCGTCGGCTTCGAGCAGATGCTGATTCAGCGACAGGCGGTCGGTGCGAGCGCCGCCGACGTGCTCGACACCTACTCCTATATCTATTCCGGCCTAGGCGCCGGATTCGGCGGAACGACCTCGGTCGGCGGCAGTTACAGCTATGGCGCCGCGGTCGGATTATTCAAGGCCGTGCTGTCCCTGATCTTGATTCTGGGTGCGAACAAACTGGCGCACATGTTCGGTGAGGATGGGTTGTACCGCCGATGAGCACTGTCACCGAATCCGGCGGACGTTTCCGCCCCGCCTCCGCCCGCGGGTTCCGCAAGCCGGCCAAGGGCCGCCCGGTCTGGGAGGAACAGCCGCACTGGTACGGCCAGTTCGGCAAGGGCACGGTCATCACCGCGGTCCTGCTGGTCATCCTCGTCCCGGTCTGGGGCGTGGTGCTCACCAGCTTCTCCACCAAGGGCGCGATCAACTCGGCCGGCAACGGCCTGGTGCTCATCCCGCACGGCCTGAGCCTGCAGAACTACCAGCTGATCTTCAGCGGCGGCACGGTCAGCCGCTCGCTGTTCGTCACCGCGTTCATCACCATCGTCGGCACGGCGCTCTCGATGTTCGTCAGTGTGCTGTGCGCGTACGGGCTCTCCCGGGCGCACTCGTTCGCCCAGCGGCCGGTGCTGATGACGCTGATCGTGACGATGTTCTTCAACGGCGGCATCATTCCGACCTTCCTGGTCGTGAGCGACCTGAAGCTCTTCGGCAGCCTCTGGGCGCTGATCCTGCCCTCCGCGGTGAACGTCTTCAACATCCTGGTCCTGCGGGCCTTCTTCACCAACACCGCGGCCGAGCTGATCGAGGCCGCGCGGCTGGACGGCGCCAGCGAGTGGCGGGTGCTGTGGTCGGTCGTGATGCCGACCTCGCGCGCCGTGATCGCAGTCGTCACCATGTTCTACGCGGTGGCCTACTGGGGCACCTTCTTCAACGCGATCCTCTACGAATCGCAGAACGCCTCCAACAACCCGCTGGCCGTGGTCATCTTCGACTACACGCTCGAGGGCACCAGCATGCCCGGCATGGGCACCACCGGTGTCGGCGGACTCGCCCAGGCGTCCCAGACCGGCCTGTCGATGGCCACCGTCTCGCTTTCGCTCATTCCCATCGTCATCCTGACGCCGTTCGTGCAGAAGCACTTCGCCAAGGGCATGCTCACCGGCGCCATCAAGGGTTGAGAGGACTACCCCACCCATGCGCACCTCAAAGAAGAGGGCGATTCTTGCCTGCACCGCGGCCGGGCTCCTGGCCGCGCCGCTGATCGCCGCCCCGGCCGCCTCGGCCGCGAGCGGATCCGCGGGCAACGGCAGCGGTTATGTGTGGAACAACGTGAACATCGGCGCCGGCGGCTTCATCACCGGCGTCGTCTACAACCAGACCCAGCCAGGCCTGGCCTACCTGCGCACTGACATCGGCGGCCTCTACCGCTGGAACGCCTCGGCGCGCACCTGGATCCCGCTGCTGGACTCCACGAGCTTCGCGAACTGGAACGAGCTCGGCGTCGAATCCGTGGCCACCAGCCCGATCCACCCCAACGTGGTGTGGGCCGCCGTCGGCTCGTACGCGGACAGCTGGAACAACGGCCAGCCCTCGG
This genomic window from Actinospica robiniae DSM 44927 contains:
- a CDS encoding carbohydrate ABC transporter permease; translation: MSTVTESGGRFRPASARGFRKPAKGRPVWEEQPHWYGQFGKGTVITAVLLVILVPVWGVVLTSFSTKGAINSAGNGLVLIPHGLSLQNYQLIFSGGTVSRSLFVTAFITIVGTALSMFVSVLCAYGLSRAHSFAQRPVLMTLIVTMFFNGGIIPTFLVVSDLKLFGSLWALILPSAVNVFNILVLRAFFTNTAAELIEAARLDGASEWRVLWSVVMPTSRAVIAVVTMFYAVAYWGTFFNAILYESQNASNNPLAVVIFDYTLEGTSMPGMGTTGVGGLAQASQTGLSMATVSLSLIPIVILTPFVQKHFAKGMLTGAIKG
- a CDS encoding beta-glucosidase; the encoded protein is MTPTPEQQAESLLAELTVQEKVAFLHQHQPAVERLGLAKFLTGCEGLHGVAWIGEATVFPQAVGLGATWDRELVRRVGEAVSTEVRAFSQDTANAYQDSGQFEKPAQVSLNVWAPVVNPLRDPRWGRNEEGYSEDPYATAQIATAFCRGLRGEHPTVWRTTPVLKHFLAYNIETDRDLIDVRVPDRVLHEYELPAFRGPIEAGVAAGVMPGYNLTNGVPNHVHPLINDALRAWDPDLAVCSDAQAPSNLVEREKYFDDHAVSHAAALKAGVDSYTDNATDSVPTIERFTAALERGLITESDVDAAVRRLLLLRARTAEFAKDSDPYADIKADVIDSAEHRALAREAAEASVVLLKNEDAALPLPTGQDAPERIAVIGHLGTRVLTDWYSGTLPYSVSIADALTSAYAEAGTQIGTTDGADLVVLRVVDEASGEPVEFGPYRHQDWGTSVQCPLPVHTLQSVENGRYLTLTGKNDEGVEAAADAPDGWIVKELWEFEAAPDTAADAAGGETFTLRSNAPERRKYVRVEPSTGALLADVEDFAAATRFRLDVVESGEQAAAELAASADRVVLVLGNDPHINGRETVDRDGLELPARQERLLRAVQQANPETVLVLVSSYPYAIDFAARSLPAVLWTSHGGQELGTAVAGALTGRSNPSGRLPQTWYAASAELPDPTDYDVIGSRWTYRYSRRDHLYPFGHGLSYTTFEYSDPSAQVQAEGPGAFTVTVNLDITNTGPRFGHEIAQLYVRRIGGEGFDAEDEALRILVGFARIALEPGERREVAFEVASAGLQRWSAAEGRAFVAAGEYVFEVGRSSADLPASVHVELA
- a CDS encoding ABC transporter permease; protein product: MGVGPVAAITTQEAEASTKRRRLGVGRGKDKGPRLRNITWRTRLRRDKTLLLMCVPALILIVLFNYLPMAGIVIAFENYDIYQGLIHSQFVGLQQFQQVLTDPGFWQAFENTLVIAFVQLVLYFPIPIMLALLVNTILSQRIRAFIQAVVFLPHFFTYVLVITFFQEFLGGAGVLNVFLNRHGISSWNIMTDPGTFKYLVTAQAVWKEAGWGLIVFLAALAAIDQNLYEAAAVDGAGRWRRMRHITLPSLRGIVVLMLVLRLGNALSVGFEQMLIQRQAVGASAADVLDTYSYIYSGLGAGFGGTTSVGGSYSYGAAVGLFKAVLSLILILGANKLAHMFGEDGLYRR